The Candidatus Equadaptatus faecalis genome contains the following window.
AAACCGTAACGCTCGACGAACTCCGTGCGCAGTACGACGCGGTGTACATAGCGATAGGCGCAGGCACGCCGCACATGCAGGGCATACCGGGCACCTCGCTCAACGGCGTATATTCGGCAAACGAATATCTGACGAGGATAAACCTCATGAAAGGCTACAAATTCCCCGAAAGCGACACGCCCGCAAAACGCGCGCGCAGCGTTGTAGTCGTCGGCGCCGGAAACGTTGCCATGGACTCCGCGCGCTGTGCCAAAAGGCTTGGCGCGGAAAGCGTCACGCTTGTCTACCGCCGCTCTGTCGAAGAAATGCCCGCGCGAATAGAAGAATACCACCACGCCGTACAGGAAGGCATAGAATTTGCGTGGCTCACAAACCCTGTTGCCTACCTCGGCGACGAAAACGGCAGGCTTAAAGCAGTGCGCTGCGTCAAAATGGAACTCGGCGAACCTGACGAAAGCGGACGCAGACGCCCCGTGCCCGTCAAAGACAGCGAATTTGAAATACCCTGCGACCTTGCGGTTGAAGCGATAGGACAGGGCCCCAACAGAATACTGCTTGACGAAGCGCCTGATCTTGCGCTCAACAGACGCGGCTACATAGAAGTTGACCCCGAAACGGGCAAAACCTCGCTTTCCGGAGTATATGCCGGAGGAGACATAACGACAGGGGCGGCAACCGTTATAGGCGCTATGGGGGCTGCCCGCCGCGCATCGGCAGCTATTGAGGAATATCTGAAAAATCCGGCAGAAACGAAAAAATAATGTACGTAATTCCGGCGCCTCTTGCGATAATCCTTGCAACGCTCCTGCTTGCTGCCGGAAGCTTCTTCTTTGAAAACAAAAGAAAATATTTCGGGCTTGCGCTGCTGCTCGGAATTTTAATCTCAACGCCGTGGTTTGTCCGCCTTGCAATATTCTCCGAAATAAACTACGCCGACGGGCTTCTCTACGTTGCGTACAGCTTCAGCTGCGCGTTCTTCGCGGTAATATTCTTCGGAATTTCCTCAAGACTGCGCTTCGCAAAACCTCTCAACTGCATACTCTTTACGCTGCTGCTTATTCCCTGCGGCGTCTGCTTTGCCTACGGCATAAGCTGCAAAGCGGTACTCAACGTTGACGCTCTCATAGCGATATGGCAGACAAACCTCAAAGAGGCGTGCGAATACGTGCGCGAATACGCGACAGTCACAAACGCGCTGCTTTTGTGCGTTCTGCTTGCGGCGGTATACGCGCTCTTCCTCCGCCTTTCAGACAGCAGGCTGACGCTCCCCGGCAAAAGCAGAAAAGAAAAAAAAGCGGCGCTCGCCCTGCTTGCGCTTCTCCTTGTCTGCGGCGGCGAACTGTGCTATAAAACGAGCATGAACAGCATATCCATGGTCTATGCCAACGCGCTCAAAAGCGTGAACGAATACCGCCTCTTCAAAAAAACAGCACAGGAAAGAAAAGAAGCTCTTGCCGCCTCCGGACAGCTTGCGAAAATACGAGTCAGCGAAGGCGGGGGAATATACGTCCTCGTAATCGGTGAATCCCACAACAGGGACTACATGTCCGCATACGGCTATGCAAAAGAAAATACTCCGTGGCTTTCGCAAATGAAAAACAAAGAAAACTGCATACTTTTCACGCGCGGCTGCTCGTGCCACACACAGACAATTCCGGCGCTCTCCTGCGCCCTCACCGCGAAAAACCAGTACAACGGGGCGCAGCTCTCGGAAGCCGTATCGGTACTCGAAGCCGCGGAAGCTGCCGGTTACGAAACGGCGTGGCTCAGCAACCAGGTAAAATACGGCATGTGGGACACCCCTGTATCAGTCATAGCCTCCTCTGCGAAACAGCAGGTATGGCTCAACGAATGTACCGGCAACACAAGCTTCACCTCGGTTTATGACGGGGAACTTGTCAGCGCGCTCGGCAAAATAAAAATCAAAAACAAAATGCTGATAGTCGTGCATCTCATGGGCAGCCATATAGACTACGACCGGCGCTGCCCGAAAGAATACGCGAAATTCGGGACAGAAACTGACGAAGCCGCATACTGCAACAGCGTGCTCTACACAGACGCGGTGCTCAAAGGCATATACGAAAAAGTCAGCAGCCTGCCGGACTTCAAAGCAATGCTCTATTTCTCCGACCACGCCTCCGTACCCAAACAGAAGCTTGACCACGACTCCGCGCGGTTTGTCTCCTCAATGACGCACATTCCAATGTTTGTCTGCTTCAGCAAAAAATACGCGGCGGCGCAGCCGGAAAAAGTCGCGCAGCTCAGACGCGCGGCAGACAGCTGCTTCACAAACGACCTCATATTCAACCTTCAGCTTGCGCTCATGGGAATAGAAATCCCGTTGCTGTACGAAAAAGAAAACGACCTTGCAAGCAAAGCCTACAACGCAGACCCCGACCGCTTCCGCACCTCATACGGAGAACGGAAAATAGACAAAAGATAAAACGTAGTTTTTATGATGTATTTCCTCTTGACTTTCTCTTGTTTTGTTTTATAATCTACACTACTTTGGTAGGGATGGTGAATTTAGTGTCGATAAATCAGAAGTGTCAGTACGCGCTGAGGGCTCTTTTCGAGCTTGCCGTAAAAAATTCCGGCGAGCCGTGCAAGATTGGCGCCGTTGCGGAAGCTCAGGGAATCCCCGTGCGTTTTCTGGAAAATATCCTGAACAGTCTGAAGAGCGGCGGTTTTGTCGCTTCTTCGCGCGGCAAGGACGGAGGCTACGTGCTTGCAAAGCCTGCTTCGGCTATTACGGTCGGCGAGGTTATCCGCTTTGTGCAGGGGCCTTTTGCCCCTGTTGAGTGCGCCGCGTCGGGCAGTGATTTGTGCGCGTTTTCCGACGACTGCGTTTTTCATCCGCTTTGGGAGAGGGCGCGGATTGCTTTGGAGCAGGTGTACGACGGCACTACTTTGGCTGATTTGGTGGACGAACAGAAAAAACGTGCCGCGTTTTGCGCAGGCTGTAAGA
Protein-coding sequences here:
- a CDS encoding Rrf2 family transcriptional regulator, with translation MSINQKCQYALRALFELAVKNSGEPCKIGAVAEAQGIPVRFLENILNSLKSGGFVASSRGKDGGYVLAKPASAITVGEVIRFVQGPFAPVECAASGSDLCAFSDDCVFHPLWERARIALEQVYDGTTLADLVDEQKKRAAFCAGCKKNNQ
- a CDS encoding phosphoethanolamine transferase, producing MYVIPAPLAIILATLLLAAGSFFFENKRKYFGLALLLGILISTPWFVRLAIFSEINYADGLLYVAYSFSCAFFAVIFFGISSRLRFAKPLNCILFTLLLIPCGVCFAYGISCKAVLNVDALIAIWQTNLKEACEYVREYATVTNALLLCVLLAAVYALFLRLSDSRLTLPGKSRKEKKAALALLALLLVCGGELCYKTSMNSISMVYANALKSVNEYRLFKKTAQERKEALAASGQLAKIRVSEGGGIYVLVIGESHNRDYMSAYGYAKENTPWLSQMKNKENCILFTRGCSCHTQTIPALSCALTAKNQYNGAQLSEAVSVLEAAEAAGYETAWLSNQVKYGMWDTPVSVIASSAKQQVWLNECTGNTSFTSVYDGELVSALGKIKIKNKMLIVVHLMGSHIDYDRRCPKEYAKFGTETDEAAYCNSVLYTDAVLKGIYEKVSSLPDFKAMLYFSDHASVPKQKLDHDSARFVSSMTHIPMFVCFSKKYAAAQPEKVAQLRRAADSCFTNDLIFNLQLALMGIEIPLLYEKENDLASKAYNADPDRFRTSYGERKIDKR
- the gltA gene encoding NADPH-dependent glutamate synthase; protein product: MAVTQKNKTPIAELNPAERVTNFKEVCLGYTAEEAKREAERCLQCKTKPCISGCPVGIDIPGFIRALREESAEKAAEIIAEQSCFPAVCGRVCPQEKQCEGVCTVGKIKDCEPVAIGKLERFVADRALEKGVKTAALSEKNGRKVAVIGSGPSALALAGSLAKKGFEIKIFEALHEAGGVLLYGIPEFRLPKKIVAAEIEKLKQLGVDIECNVVAGKTVTLDELRAQYDAVYIAIGAGTPHMQGIPGTSLNGVYSANEYLTRINLMKGYKFPESDTPAKRARSVVVVGAGNVAMDSARCAKRLGAESVTLVYRRSVEEMPARIEEYHHAVQEGIEFAWLTNPVAYLGDENGRLKAVRCVKMELGEPDESGRRRPVPVKDSEFEIPCDLAVEAIGQGPNRILLDEAPDLALNRRGYIEVDPETGKTSLSGVYAGGDITTGAATVIGAMGAARRASAAIEEYLKNPAETKK